The Chloroflexota bacterium genome window below encodes:
- the ggt gene encoding gamma-glutamyltransferase: MYFNSRRSTVHAKNGMVATSQPLAAMAGLRMLMNGGNAVDAAVATAAALNVLEPMSTGVGGDLFSLIWLAKEKRVVALNASGRAPAAAAIEDVTRQGLDHIPNGSAWSVSVPGTVNGWDTILREYGTMPLSEALQPAIQYAEEGYAVTDVIAYQWSTGVEKLSRYPSGHEFLVNGRAPLEGEVFHSPNLGATLRAIAEGGPDAFYRGPIADKIAAYVQERGGWMTPEDLAADYATWDEPISTDYHGVTCWECPPNGQGLIALMAMNIVEGIPIREMGFQSLETYHNMIEATRLAFADGFEYIADPRAAMVPTSQLLSKEYAAERRRMISPELAMETVPFGKIPAVHDTVYLSCVDKEGNGCSFINSLFAGFGSGLVVPGTGIALQNRAALFSLDPEHANALEPGKRPFHTIIPALATRDDALWLTYGVMGGFQQAQGHLQVISNMVDFELGPQPALDALRFSIGLDGVVDLEEGISPEVAKGLAARGHQIEVQEGYRRIGFGGAQVIARDPETGVLSGASEPRKSGAAVGW, translated from the coding sequence ATGTATTTCAACTCACGACGGTCCACTGTGCATGCCAAGAACGGCATGGTGGCTACCAGCCAGCCACTGGCTGCCATGGCCGGGCTGCGGATGCTGATGAACGGCGGCAACGCCGTCGACGCGGCGGTGGCGACGGCGGCGGCGCTGAACGTGCTGGAGCCGATGTCGACGGGCGTGGGCGGCGACCTCTTCTCGCTTATCTGGCTCGCGAAGGAGAAACGCGTGGTCGCGCTGAACGCCAGCGGGCGGGCGCCAGCGGCGGCGGCCATCGAGGACGTGACGCGGCAGGGCCTCGACCACATCCCGAACGGGAGCGCGTGGTCGGTCTCGGTGCCGGGCACGGTCAACGGCTGGGACACGATCCTGCGGGAGTACGGCACGATGCCGCTCTCGGAGGCGCTGCAGCCGGCCATCCAGTACGCCGAGGAGGGCTACGCAGTCACCGACGTCATCGCGTACCAGTGGTCGACGGGCGTCGAAAAGCTGTCGCGGTATCCGTCCGGCCACGAGTTCCTCGTCAACGGCCGTGCGCCGCTGGAGGGCGAGGTCTTCCATTCCCCCAACCTCGGCGCGACGCTGCGGGCAATCGCGGAGGGCGGCCCGGACGCCTTCTACCGCGGCCCCATCGCCGACAAGATTGCGGCGTACGTGCAGGAGCGCGGCGGGTGGATGACGCCGGAGGACCTGGCGGCGGACTACGCGACGTGGGACGAGCCGATCTCGACCGACTACCACGGCGTCACATGCTGGGAGTGCCCGCCGAACGGGCAGGGGCTCATCGCGCTGATGGCGATGAACATCGTCGAGGGCATCCCGATTCGCGAGATGGGGTTCCAGTCGCTGGAGACGTACCACAACATGATCGAGGCGACGCGGCTGGCCTTCGCGGACGGCTTCGAGTACATCGCGGACCCGCGGGCGGCGATGGTGCCGACAAGCCAGCTCCTGAGCAAGGAGTACGCGGCTGAGCGCCGGCGCATGATCTCGCCGGAGCTGGCGATGGAGACGGTGCCCTTCGGCAAGATCCCTGCGGTACACGACACGGTCTACCTCTCATGCGTGGACAAGGAGGGCAACGGGTGCTCCTTCATCAACAGCCTGTTTGCGGGCTTCGGCTCCGGGCTGGTGGTGCCGGGGACGGGGATCGCGCTGCAGAACCGCGCGGCGCTCTTCTCGCTCGACCCGGAGCACGCCAACGCGCTGGAGCCGGGGAAGCGCCCGTTCCACACGATCATCCCGGCGCTGGCGACGCGCGACGACGCGCTGTGGCTCACCTACGGCGTCATGGGCGGGTTCCAGCAGGCGCAGGGGCACCTGCAGGTCATCTCCAACATGGTGGACTTCGAGCTGGGGCCGCAGCCCGCGCTGGACGCGCTGCGCTTCAGCATCGGCCTGGACGGGGTGGTAGACTTAGAAGAGGGAATCTCGCCGGAAGTGGCAAAGGGACTTGCTGCCCGGGGGCACCAGATCGAGGTGCAGGAAGGGTACCGCCGGATCGGCTTCGGCGGGGCGCAGGTCATCGCGAGGGACCCGGAAACAGGAGTGCTCAGCGGCGCGTCGGAACCGCGGAAGTCGGGAGCGGCCGTCGGCTGGTAG
- a CDS encoding decarboxylase, translated as MAWVEQIVQGLKDADVSLIAYVPDGVTWRVLRQMEEDPFFHMIPTTREEEAIGIISGAYAAGRRGAVFMQSSGFGNTVNALATLNIPYRIPFVLFIGMRGGPGEFNLAQVPGARAIPGILDALGLQYFHLTREDELDRTISGGIALTYAGRLPVANLLSTLLTGGRDAPR; from the coding sequence ATGGCCTGGGTTGAACAGATTGTGCAGGGGTTGAAGGACGCAGACGTCAGCCTCATCGCATACGTGCCGGACGGGGTGACGTGGCGCGTGCTGCGGCAGATGGAGGAGGACCCGTTCTTCCACATGATCCCGACGACGCGCGAGGAGGAGGCCATCGGCATCATCTCCGGCGCGTACGCGGCGGGACGGCGGGGCGCGGTCTTCATGCAGAGCAGCGGCTTCGGGAACACGGTCAACGCGCTGGCGACACTCAACATCCCCTACCGCATCCCGTTCGTGCTCTTCATCGGGATGCGCGGCGGGCCCGGCGAGTTCAACCTGGCGCAGGTGCCCGGCGCGCGCGCCATTCCGGGCATCCTCGACGCGCTGGGGCTGCAGTACTTCCACCTGACGCGGGAGGACGAGCTTGACCGGACCATCTCGGGCGGCATCGCGCTGACGTACGCGGGGAGGCTGCCGGTCGCCAACCTGCTCTCGACGCTGCTGACGGGAGGCCGCGATGCTCCGCGTTGA
- a CDS encoding TlpA disulfide reductase family protein, which produces MHRPAALAVIAALMFAVAAACNGGSDAELAADFTMPLYRGAEHFGGAEEVSLSDLEGRPVIINFWAPLCPPCRAEMPHFQEVWDDLQAEGSDAMVLGVDVGAFTLLGERPESLEFLETIELTYPVGEAQDRSIIMDYSVRGMPTTVFIDADGAVQRTWGGAISKEQLEEVVDELLG; this is translated from the coding sequence ATGCACAGACCAGCGGCCCTGGCGGTCATCGCGGCGCTCATGTTTGCGGTGGCGGCGGCGTGCAACGGCGGCTCCGACGCGGAGCTTGCCGCCGACTTCACCATGCCGCTCTACAGGGGCGCCGAGCACTTCGGCGGGGCCGAGGAGGTCAGCCTCAGCGACCTGGAGGGACGGCCCGTCATCATCAACTTCTGGGCACCGCTGTGCCCGCCCTGCCGCGCGGAAATGCCCCACTTCCAGGAGGTCTGGGACGACCTGCAGGCCGAGGGGAGCGACGCGATGGTGCTCGGCGTGGACGTGGGCGCCTTCACGCTGCTGGGCGAGCGGCCGGAGTCGCTGGAGTTCCTGGAAACCATCGAACTCACGTATCCGGTCGGCGAGGCGCAGGACCGGAGCATCATCATGGACTACAGCGTGCGGGGGATGCCCACCACGGTCTTCATCGACGCCGACGGCGCCGTTCAGCGCACGTGGGGCGGGGCCATCAGCAAGGAGCAGCTGGAAGAGGTGGTGGACGAGCTGCTTGGGTAG
- a CDS encoding DUF503 domain-containing protein, translated as MNIAVATVSLHLPAASSLKDKRGVVQSLMTRLRDRYNVAVAEVADQESHRSSQLGFCTINTSYVQAAETVQSAVRFMQDELIGKGEIVAVWQEGLGGVGDEPEQQ; from the coding sequence ATGAATATTGCTGTGGCAACCGTGTCGCTGCACCTTCCTGCCGCGAGCTCGCTCAAGGACAAGCGGGGCGTGGTGCAGTCGCTGATGACGCGGCTGCGGGACCGGTACAACGTGGCAGTGGCGGAAGTGGCGGACCAGGAGTCGCACAGGAGCTCGCAGCTCGGGTTCTGCACGATCAACACCAGCTACGTGCAGGCGGCGGAAACGGTGCAGAGCGCGGTGCGGTTCATGCAGGACGAGCTGATCGGCAAGGGGGAGATCGTCGCGGTGTGGCAGGAGGGGCTGGGCGGGGTCGGCGACGAGCCGGAGCAGCAGTAG
- a CDS encoding thiamine pyrophosphate-dependent enzyme — MLRVDAIRAVLERVGDAPIVSNLGGTTFHLHNLNDRDENLYMWGAMGLTSSVGLGIALAAPDRKVVVMDGDGSLLMNLGSLGTIARQSPANLVHIVWDNHQWAGTGGQPTHTAVVTDLAAVARGAGIPRVAAVSTLEGLEEAFDQAMREDGPWCIVADVEGSDSPDRPDVSIEENLQRFRRTFEGSGRRPGA, encoded by the coding sequence ATGCTCCGCGTTGACGCCATCAGGGCCGTGCTGGAACGGGTGGGCGACGCGCCCATCGTCTCCAACCTGGGCGGCACGACCTTTCACCTGCACAACCTGAATGACCGCGACGAAAACCTGTACATGTGGGGGGCGATGGGGCTGACCTCCTCCGTGGGCCTCGGCATCGCGCTGGCGGCGCCGGACAGGAAGGTCGTGGTCATGGACGGCGACGGTTCGCTGCTGATGAACCTCGGATCGCTGGGCACCATCGCGCGGCAATCGCCGGCGAACCTGGTGCACATCGTGTGGGACAACCACCAGTGGGCGGGCACGGGCGGGCAGCCGACGCACACGGCCGTCGTGACGGACCTTGCGGCGGTGGCGCGGGGGGCGGGCATCCCGAGGGTGGCGGCGGTCTCGACGCTGGAGGGGCTGGAGGAGGCGTTCGACCAGGCGATGCGGGAGGACGGGCCGTGGTGCATCGTGGCAGACGTCGAGGGGAGCGACAGCCCGGACCGGCCGGATGTCTCCATCGAGGAGAACCTGCAGCGCTTCCGGCGCACGTTCGAGGGTTCGGGCAGGCGTCCGGGCGCGTAG